The Plasmodium berghei ANKA genome assembly, chromosome: 8 genome has a segment encoding these proteins:
- a CDS encoding BIR protein produces MNDYVCRRFLLVRNWFPDQLNSEGKYYFNDDKNFKEYCNNKICNTDLEKINAGCLLLFNQFFGSSTSFKYHNNINIVDYIMIWLSYMLNLKKNERNKNLEYFNKIYINNDKYQTSIDKVGDCSNYKDLIDKKKYFLDISNENMSKIYNLFKILCNMYTDFDKKNPDCAKYIPKANEFVKNYQELYGDSSITEDSPYYKLLSTLSNDYDNFKKECSDANCKDIPPLQLIEKTQVTVNLSEHTSKQISKQTVETSEQSPKQSPKQSPEQTVQTVQKLEQISEVTSSSSSIGNKLFTILSIFGAIAFFLGISYKYSLFGFRKRAQKQYLREKIKNIKKRMNH; encoded by the exons ATGAATGACTATGTG tgTAGAAGGTTCCTTCTTGTAAGGAACTGGTTTCCCGATCAATTAAATAGTGAAGGaaagtattattttaatgatgataaaaatttcaaagagtattgtaataataaaatctGCAATACTGAtcttgaaaaaattaatgctGGAtgtttattgttatttaatCAATTCTTTGGAAGTTCTACTTCGTTTAAGTATCATAATAACATCAATATTGTTGATTACATTATGATATGGTTAAGTTATATGTTAAACctaaagaaaaatgaaagaaacAAGAATCtagaatattttaataaaatatatataaataatgataagtATCAAACGTCTATAGACAAAGTTGGAGATTGTAGTAATTATAAGGATCttatagataaaaaaaaatattttttggatatttctaatgaaaatatgtctaaaatttataatttatttaaaattttatgtaatatgtatactgattttgataaaaagaATCCAGATTGCGCGAAATATATACCAAAAGCTAATGAATTTGTTAAAAACTATCAAGAACTTTATGGAGATTCTAGTATTACTGAAGATAGtccatattataaattattgtcTACACTATCAAATgattatgataattttaaaaaggaATGTAGCGATGCTAATTGTAAGGATATTCCACCCCTTCAATTGATTGAAAAAACACAAGTTACTGTAAATTTATCTGAACATACTTCTAAACAAATTTCTAAACAAACTGTAGAAACTTCTGAACAAAGTCCTAAACAAAGTCCTAAACAAAGTCCTGAACAAACTGTACAAACTGTACAAAAATTAGAACAAATTTCTGAAGTTACATCATCAAGTTCATCGATAggaaacaaattatttacaattttatcGATATTTGGTGCAatagcattttttttaggaaTTTCATATaag tattcGTTATTTGGATTTCGGAAACGAGCtcaaaaacaatatttaagagaaaaaataaaaaatataaagaagagaatgaatcattaa